The stretch of DNA AGCCGCACGCCTCGCCGGGGTTGACCACGACCGTATCTCCCTCCCGGATGTCGATCTCGTGGGTGTGGCCGTAGATCACAAGGTCGTAGTCGCTGCTTTTCACCAGCGATTCGATGAACTTCGGCTCGTGCATCACCACGCCCCGCTTCCCGGCGAACTCGAATTCGTGATAGTCGGGGTAGATCCGCCCGATCTCCTTGAATCGCTCCACGAGGTACAGCCGTTCCCCATCGTTGTTTCCGAATACGCCGATGAACGGGGCGGTGAGCTTTCCAAATTCGTTTGCCGTGATCGGGGAGATGAAGTCCCCGGCGTGGATCACAAGGTCGACCCCCTCGGAGTTGAACAGCTTCACCGCCTTGGCGATCGCCGGCATGTTGTCGTGGGTGTCGGAGATGATCCCGAGCTTCATTTTCCC from Candidatus Bipolaricaulota bacterium encodes:
- a CDS encoding metallophosphoesterase, with translation MKLGIISDTHDNMPAIAKAVKLFNSEGVDLVIHAGDFISPITANEFGKLTAPFIGVFGNNDGERLYLVERFKEIGRIYPDYHEFEFAGKRGVVMHEPKFIESLVKSSDYDLVIYGHTHEIDIREGDTVVVNPGEACGWLTGKSTVVVLDSVTMTPRLIEL